The following proteins come from a genomic window of Streptomyces sp. NBC_00539:
- a CDS encoding NADPH-dependent FMN reductase → MAKIVLISGSTRRDSLNNAVLATVRHILGELPGDHETVLLPVAGLPFYEAGLELADGSAAVRAAKELVAGADALFISTPSYNGEMPGALKNALDWLSRPGGQSPLTGKVTAVASASPGARGGIDAQPGLVGVLGRCGALVVGHEPVAIGGVTVPDGTDGRYTDPEVVARLESLTRALVAELSPLGAELGPLGEPAGVLV, encoded by the coding sequence GTGGCGAAGATCGTCCTGATATCCGGCAGTACGCGCCGGGACTCGCTGAACAACGCCGTGCTGGCGACCGTGCGCCACATCCTGGGCGAGCTGCCCGGTGACCACGAGACCGTGCTGCTCCCCGTTGCCGGCCTGCCGTTCTACGAGGCCGGCCTGGAGCTCGCCGACGGGTCGGCGGCCGTGCGCGCGGCCAAGGAACTGGTCGCCGGCGCGGACGCGTTGTTCATCAGCACCCCCTCCTACAACGGCGAGATGCCCGGCGCGCTCAAGAACGCCCTGGACTGGCTGTCCCGGCCGGGCGGCCAAAGCCCGCTGACCGGCAAGGTGACGGCCGTGGCCAGCGCCTCCCCCGGGGCGCGCGGCGGGATCGACGCCCAGCCCGGCCTGGTCGGCGTACTCGGCCGGTGCGGCGCACTGGTCGTCGGACACGAGCCGGTCGCCATCGGCGGCGTCACCGTGCCGGACGGCACGGACGGCCGTTACACCGATCCGGAGGTCGTGGCGCGGCTGGAGAGCCTGACCCGCGCCCTCGTCGCCGAGCTCAGCCCCCTCGGCGCCGAGCTCGGCCCCCTCGGTGAGCCCGCCGGGGTGCTCGTCTGA
- the epsC gene encoding serine O-acetyltransferase EpsC: protein MADDRPGLLRIMKEDLDVVLARDPSMRNRREALLHAALPALWAHRVAHRLHLRGLRFIARAIAWYARRGTAVEIHPGAVLGRRVFIDHGAAVVIGETAVVGDDVTIYHQVTLGAVGWWSDNNRAAGERRHPVVGHDVVLGTNATVLGPVTIGEHAVIGAQALVNKDVPPGARVLAATAVIKAVGQAPQPMEDLYAVTASAGSW, encoded by the coding sequence ATGGCGGACGACCGGCCCGGCCTCCTGCGGATCATGAAGGAAGACCTGGACGTGGTGCTCGCCCGGGACCCGTCCATGCGCAACCGCCGCGAAGCCCTGCTGCACGCGGCACTGCCCGCCCTGTGGGCGCACCGCGTCGCACACCGGCTGCACCTGCGCGGGCTGCGGTTCATCGCGCGGGCCATCGCCTGGTACGCCCGCCGGGGCACCGCCGTGGAGATCCATCCCGGTGCGGTGCTCGGCCGGCGGGTGTTCATCGACCACGGCGCGGCCGTCGTGATCGGCGAGACCGCGGTGGTCGGGGACGACGTGACCATCTACCACCAGGTCACGCTGGGAGCGGTGGGCTGGTGGAGCGACAACAACCGGGCCGCGGGGGAACGCCGCCATCCGGTGGTCGGCCACGACGTCGTGCTCGGTACGAACGCGACCGTGCTGGGCCCCGTCACCATCGGTGAGCACGCCGTCATCGGGGCCCAGGCCCTGGTGAACAAGGACGTGCCGCCGGGCGCCCGGGTGCTCGCCGCCACCGCCGTGATCAAGGCCGTCGGCCAGGCTCCGCAGCCCATGGAGGACCTGTACGCCGTCACCGCCTCGGCCGGCTCCTGGTAG